A genomic segment from Bosea sp. OAE506 encodes:
- a CDS encoding TIGR02301 family protein → MSGDGAQVIRFPAPGKAPARPVLAASVAVFKEGKVLLATRTKPPADRLWSLPGGKVEAGETLEEAALRELEEEVGVSARILGFNRHVEIFGRDESGAITHHFVVASFVGEWVSGEPTPGPEAGAVMWADPLKLGGLATTRELADVVRRAQRILLGGRARMRWPGLWLLALLIGAAPQAAFAQQPRAPAAAKPAEPPPAPEPPPPPYEPQLLKLAEIMGSLAYLRTLCAGSEAQGWRERMAALVEAEGRSAGRRERLTSAYNRGFRAYSLTHRSCTEGSQEASTRLAAEGERLARSLAGRYGG, encoded by the coding sequence ATGAGCGGCGACGGCGCGCAGGTCATCCGCTTCCCGGCGCCGGGCAAGGCTCCGGCGCGCCCGGTGCTGGCGGCATCGGTCGCCGTCTTCAAGGAGGGCAAGGTGCTGCTCGCGACCAGGACCAAGCCGCCCGCCGACCGGCTCTGGTCGCTGCCGGGCGGCAAGGTCGAGGCAGGCGAGACGCTGGAAGAGGCGGCTCTGCGCGAACTGGAGGAGGAGGTGGGCGTCAGCGCCCGCATCCTCGGCTTCAACCGCCATGTCGAGATCTTCGGGCGCGACGAGAGCGGCGCGATCACCCATCATTTCGTGGTCGCGTCCTTCGTCGGCGAATGGGTTTCCGGCGAGCCGACGCCGGGGCCGGAGGCGGGGGCCGTGATGTGGGCGGACCCGCTCAAGCTCGGCGGGCTCGCCACGACGCGGGAGCTCGCCGACGTGGTGCGGCGGGCGCAGCGCATCCTGCTGGGAGGACGCGCCCGCATGAGGTGGCCCGGACTGTGGCTGCTCGCATTGCTGATCGGCGCGGCACCGCAGGCGGCGTTCGCGCAACAGCCGCGCGCGCCTGCCGCGGCCAAGCCGGCCGAGCCGCCCCCCGCGCCGGAGCCGCCCCCGCCTCCCTATGAGCCGCAACTGCTGAAGCTCGCCGAGATCATGGGGTCGCTCGCCTATCTGCGGACGCTCTGCGCAGGGTCGGAGGCGCAGGGCTGGCGCGAGCGCATGGCCGCGCTCGTCGAGGCGGAGGGGCGCAGTGCGGGGCGGCGCGAAAGGCTGACGAGCGCCTATAACCGGGGTTTCCGCGCCTATTCGCTGACCCACCGCTCCTGCACCGAGGGCAGCCAGGAGGCCTCGACCCGCCTGGCGGCGGAGGGCGAACGGCTCGCGCGTTCGCTGGCCGGACGCTATGGCGGATAG
- a CDS encoding GNAT family N-acetyltransferase: MPAQERQTGIVIENAAAGRFEMSFPGGTAFASFRRDGDRLIITHTEVPAAHEGRGIGSQLVRGLFESARDSGRRIVPACSFVATWARRHPEFAEVLAH, from the coding sequence ATGCCAGCGCAGGAGCGACAGACCGGCATCGTCATCGAGAACGCAGCCGCCGGCCGCTTCGAGATGAGCTTTCCCGGCGGCACCGCCTTCGCATCCTTCCGGCGCGACGGCGACCGGCTGATCATTACCCACACCGAAGTGCCGGCTGCCCATGAAGGCCGGGGAATCGGCTCGCAGCTGGTGCGTGGCCTGTTCGAATCGGCCCGCGACAGCGGCCGCCGGATTGTCCCGGCCTGCTCCTTCGTCGCGACCTGGGCGCGCCGTCACCCTGAATTCGCCGAAGTGCTGGCCCATTAG